From the genome of Odocoileus virginianus isolate 20LAN1187 ecotype Illinois chromosome 16, Ovbor_1.2, whole genome shotgun sequence, one region includes:
- the TSPAN3 gene encoding tetraspanin-3, with product MGQCGITSSKTVLVFLNLIFWGAAGILCYVGAYVFITYDDYDHFFEDVYTLIPAVVIIAVGALLFIIGLIGCCATIRESRCGLATFVIILLLVFVTEVVVVVLGYVYRAKVENEVDRSIQKVYKTYNGTNPDAASRAIDYVQRQLHCCGIHNYSDWENTDWFKETKNQSVPLSCCRETASSCNGSLAHPSDLYAEGCEALVVKKLQEIMMHVIWAALAFAAIQLLGMLCACIVLCRRSRDPAYELLITGGTYA from the exons ATGGGACAGTGTGGCATCACCTCCTCCAAGACCGTGCTGGTGTTTCTCAACCTCATCTTCTGG GGAGCCGCTGGCATTTTATGCTATGTCGGAGCCTATGTCTTCATCACTTACGACGACTATGACCACTTCTTTGAAGATGTGTACACTCTCATCCCTGCGGTGGTGATCATAGCTGTCGGGGCTCTGCTTTTCATTATTGGGCTAATTGGTTGCTGTGCCACAATCCGGGAAAGCCGCTGTGGACTGGCCACG TTTGTCATCATCCTACTCTTGGTTTTTGTCACAGAAGTTGTTGTTGTGGTTTTGGGATATGTTTACAGAGCAAAG GTGGAAAATGAAGTTGATCGCAGCATTCAGAAGGTATATAAGACCTACAATGGAACCAACCCTGATGCTGCTAGCCGGGCCATTGACTATGTTCAGAGACAG CTGCACTGTTGTGGAATTCACAACTATTCAGACTGGGAAAATACAGACTGGttcaaagaaaccaaaaaccAGAGCGTCCCACTTAGTTGTTGCAGAGAGACAGCCAGCAGCTGTAACGGCAGTCTGGCCCACCCCTCTGATCTCTATGCTGAG GGGTGTGAGGCTCTAGTTGTGAAGAAGCTACAAGAAATCATGATGCATGTTATCTGGGCAGCGTTGGCATTTGCAGCTATTCAG CTGCTGGGCATGCTGTGTGCCTGCATCGTGTTGTGCAGAAGGAGTAGAGATCCTGCTTATGAGCTCCTCATCACCGGCGGAACCTATGCATAG